Part of the Egibacteraceae bacterium genome is shown below.
CTCTTCGTCGAGCGTGACGGTCGGCGCCGCGGCCTCGAGCTCGCTGACCCGCTGGTTCAGGTGGACCGCGACGCCGGACAGCACGAGGAGGGCTGCGGCGAGCACGGCGGCGACGCTGCCGAGCAGCCCCTCCACGAGCCGCCGTCCTGTCGGACGCGCCCTTGACGCAGGGTGCGCGCGGGGCGGCAGCTGCCGCACGACGTCGACCGCCCGTAGCACGTCGCCGCGCAGGGTCGGCGGCGGCCGCTCCGCCGTCATGGCCCCGAGCACCGCTGCGGTGGCCTGGAGCTCGGCGACCTCGATGGCGCAGGCCCCGCAGACGGCGAGGTGGCCCTCGAAGAAGGTCAGGTCCCCGGGCGGCAGGGCATCCAGCGCGTAGGCGCCCGCGAGGGTGTGCACATCGGCGGTCACGGTCCGCTCCCGAGGCCCCGTCGCCCGCGGGTCATGCGGTCACCCCGAGGGAGTCGCGCAGCCGGATGAGCCCGTCGCGCAGGCGGGTCTTGACCGTGCCGAGGGGCGTGTCGAGCAGCTCGGCCACCTCCCGGTAGGTCAGGCCGCCGTAGTAGGCGAGCTCGACCGCCTGCCGCTGGAGGTCGGTGAGGTCGGCGAGGGCGTTGCGGACCTGCTGGCCTTCGAGGCGCGTCTCGACCTCCTCGGCGACGCTGTCGAACGCGCGTTGCTCGTCGCGGA
Proteins encoded:
- a CDS encoding anti-sigma factor, with translation MTADVHTLAGAYALDALPPGDLTFFEGHLAVCGACAIEVAELQATAAVLGAMTAERPPPTLRGDVLRAVDVVRQLPPRAHPASRARPTGRRLVEGLLGSVAAVLAAALLVLSGVAVHLNQRVSELEAAAPTVTLDEEALAVLAAADAETRLLDTAEGTSARFLYSPSLDAGVFVGHGLQPLDAGSTYELWLFHDGTPRPAALFDTDSEGRAVAVVDGAVVGAEYAAVTVEPHGGSPQPTGSIVAEGPVS